The Paracholeplasma brassicae genome includes the window ACCGAGTGAACCAAGGGTAGTTACACTTAGTGCTTGGGTTTGTCCTCTTGTAAATAGGGCAGAACCGTGTGCTCTAGGTAAAATATCCGTACGACTGTCAAGTGGTCTAATTTCGTCTAATTGACGGCCATCAGGTCTTACTTTATCAACAGTAATTAATCGTCTAACCTCATTTACTTCGATATTTTCTAAGGTTTGTTTGACGGATTTCATATAGAGTTTCTTAGCATCTAAATCAAGAACTTTAACGCCCTCAACTTCTTTAAAGAACCCTTTTTGATCGAATTTAGCAATGGTTTCATCCACTAAATCGTTAATTGCTTTTTGTCTTTCTAATTTACCTTTGATGCTTACCGCAGCAACGATACGTTCTTCAACAAATTCCTTTACTTCTTTTTCAACGGTAGGATCCACAACGAAAATGTCGACTGGTTGTTTTTCTTTACCGATTTCTCTAGCGATTTCTTCTTGGAATTCGCAAAGTTTTTTGATCTCAGCGTGTCCAAACATTAAGGCTTCCAACATGTCTTCTTCAGAGACTTGTTTTGCGCCAGCTTCTACCATGTTGATTGCTTCTTTTGTCCCAGCAACAATTAAATCGATGTCCGATTTTTCAAGTTCTGCGACCGTTGGGTTAATGATGAATTTTCCATCAACGCGACCAACTTGAACCCCAGCAACAGGCATTTTAAATGGAATGTCAGATAGCACAACCGCAAGTGATGAACCGAACAATGCAGTCATTTCAGGTGTTGCATCTGGATCACTAGACATTACAGTGTTAATGATCTGAACTTCGTTTCTAAATCCCTCAGGGAATAACGGACGGATTGGTCTATCAATTAATCTAGATGTTAATGTTTCATGCTCAGAAGGTCTACCTTCTCTTCTTAAAAATCCACCTGGAATCTTACCTGCGGCATATAGTTTTTCAACGTATAAAACCATTAATGGAAAGAAATCCATCGTTGACGGTTCATTTCTTGAAACGACAACAGACAATACGGCTGAATCGCCGTAGTAAATCATTGAACCAGCATTGGTTTGTTTAGCAATTTCGCCATTTTCAACGCGTAATACACGTCCACCAACTGTGGTCTCAAACACTCGTTTAACACTCATAATATAAAAATCTCCTTCATTTTATATTTTTTCTTCTATCTTATATTATCATACCTATTAATTATACAATATTTACGCTTGATTTACTAGAAGAAAAAAAAGATTGCTTACGCAATCTTTTAGCCTCTTAAGCCTAGTTTTGAAATTAACGCTTGATATCTAGCTAAGTCTTTGTTCTTTAAGTAAGTCATCAATCTTTTACGACGTCCGATTTTTTGGAATAGACCTCTTTTTGAATGGAAATCGTGGATATGATTTTGTAAATGCGAATTTAAATCATTGATTTCTTTCGTTAAGATTGCGATTTGAACCTCTGCTGAACCAGTGTCACCATCTTTTGTAGCGTACTCGCTGATGATTGCTAGCTTTTGATCTTTTGTTAGTGCCATAATTGTATTTCTCCTTTACCCGTTAAACTAAAGATTGGGAGGCACCCACAACCCTTGTTTACGACATTATCTATTTTAACACATTATCAAAATAATGCAAGTTAAAAACTTAAATTTTTAAGAACTGTTCGACGTTCATTACAAAGACCGTCGCACCACCTACTTTTACTTCTACCGGAAGCGATGAAAACATACCGAATTCAGATACAATTGAATTTGGGACTAATTTTGAACGCGTCTTACTGTGTTCTTCTATGATTTCTATAATGCGAATAACTTTTTCATCGTTTGTACCAATTAGAAAAGTCGTATTTCCGGTTAATAGAAAACCACCTGTTGTTGCTAATTTGGTTACAAAAAAGTTTTCCTTAACCAATGCTTTTGATACTTTACCCGCATCGTCATTTGAGATAATTGCTAGTACTAGTTTCATATCCAACACCACCTTATATCTAATTATAGCAAAAATAATTAAGTATATCAATTAAATACTAGATAATATTTTGACGTCCTCGATATCTTTTCTAAGCTGGGTCATTAATTCATCTTTTGATTTATACTGTTTTTCTGCTCGTAAGTATTTCTTAAAGAAGATTTCGACGGTTTCGCCGTATATGGTTTGATCAAAGTCAAGAATGTAAACTTCAACTCTCTTTTTTACTGAGTAATTAATGGTTGGGTTGTACCCAATGTTTAGAGCACCCGTGTAGGTTTGTCCTTTGACAATTACCCCAACAAAATAAACGCCATTCGGTGGTAAGACATAAGAGTCCACGTCTAAGTTTGCCGTCGGCATACCTAAGGTTCTACCAACTTTATCGCCATGAATGACCTCACCTCGAATGCTGTAGGTGCGACCTAACAACCGTTCTGCTTTATCAAGTTCACCAGAATAGATTAAGTCTTTGATGTAGGTCGTTGATACACGTGTCTCAAGGTGTTTAATGTCGTTTACTATCACAACTTCAAACTCGTCCATCAAGTCTTGAATATGGCCTTTTGCGTGTTGACCAAATCTAAAATCAACCCCAAGTACCAAACGAATGACATTCAGTGATTTTAAAATCCCAATAAACTCTTCTTTTGTGATTGATGCCGTTTTTCGATCAAAATCGGCAAGAAATAGATGATTAACACCACATTGTTCGATCAGTTCAATCTTTTGCTCGATTGAGGTCACTACTTGGTGTTGACTCATCTCTCTTAAGACTTTCATTGGATGAGGATAAAAAGTTAATACCGCAGAATCACTATCTTCGTACTTTAATTTATTAATTAGTGCGCGATGTCCAATGTGTAATCCGTCAAAATTTCCGATGGTCATTGTGAGCGGTTTACGATTAACAAAGGACTCAAAGCGCCCTTTATGTAAAATCATTTTGTTCAATTTAAAACCCCTTTACTCTATAATTGAATGATTGGTTTGTAAGTCTTTCCGTCTTTAATGTAAATTGCTATTGCGACATTAAAGTTATTCTTTACTAAAATCGGTCCGTCACTCGTGGTTTGTCTCTCATCTAGTCTGATGCCATTTCTAACAAGTTTACTCAAATAATCACTTAATATGACTTCATCTAATGTCTTTGCATAATCCTCTAAAGAAAGCGAGGGTATCGTGAGTTCATTGACGTCATCTAATGTGTAGGCATCTTTTAAATCAAACTGACCTGAGGCGGTTCGATTTAAAGAAGATAAATGCGACGGTATGCCAATTAACTGTCCAAAATCATTTGCAATACTACGGATGTAAGTGCCTTTTGAGACAATGGATTTAAAACCTACGGTATAACCAAA containing:
- a CDS encoding cyclic-di-AMP receptor yields the protein MKLVLAIISNDDAGKVSKALVKENFFVTKLATTGGFLLTGNTTFLIGTNDEKVIRIIEIIEEHSKTRSKLVPNSIVSEFGMFSSLPVEVKVGGATVFVMNVEQFLKI
- a CDS encoding bifunctional riboflavin kinase/FAD synthetase, with the protein product MILHKGRFESFVNRKPLTMTIGNFDGLHIGHRALINKLKYEDSDSAVLTFYPHPMKVLREMSQHQVVTSIEQKIELIEQCGVNHLFLADFDRKTASITKEEFIGILKSLNVIRLVLGVDFRFGQHAKGHIQDLMDEFEVVIVNDIKHLETRVSTTYIKDLIYSGELDKAERLLGRTYSIRGEVIHGDKVGRTLGMPTANLDVDSYVLPPNGVYFVGVIVKGQTYTGALNIGYNPTINYSVKKRVEVYILDFDQTIYGETVEIFFKKYLRAEKQYKSKDELMTQLRKDIEDVKILSSI
- a CDS encoding polyribonucleotide nucleotidyltransferase; translated protein: MSVKRVFETTVGGRVLRVENGEIAKQTNAGSMIYYGDSAVLSVVVSRNEPSTMDFFPLMVLYVEKLYAAGKIPGGFLRREGRPSEHETLTSRLIDRPIRPLFPEGFRNEVQIINTVMSSDPDATPEMTALFGSSLAVVLSDIPFKMPVAGVQVGRVDGKFIINPTVAELEKSDIDLIVAGTKEAINMVEAGAKQVSEEDMLEALMFGHAEIKKLCEFQEEIAREIGKEKQPVDIFVVDPTVEKEVKEFVEERIVAAVSIKGKLERQKAINDLVDETIAKFDQKGFFKEVEGVKVLDLDAKKLYMKSVKQTLENIEVNEVRRLITVDKVRPDGRQLDEIRPLDSRTDILPRAHGSALFTRGQTQALSVTTLGSLGENQIIDGLGEEANKRFMLHYNFPQFSVGETGRYMSPGRREVGHGALGERALLQVLPNEEEFPYTIRVVSEILESNGSSSQASICAGTMSLMAAGVPIVAPVAGIAMGLVMHDNNYSVLSDIQGLEDHFGDMDFKVAGTKNGITALQMDIKIDGLTEEILKEALEQAKAGRLHILEHMMQTINEVRPELSEYAPKVKTMRINPDKIRDVIGAGGKIISQIIEDCNQVKIDIEQDGRVFIMHSETVWINKAMEMIASLVREAKIGEIYEGKVVRIEKFGCFVELWKGTEGLVHVSKLAKERVEKVESIVSVGDIILVKCIGIDDKGRIDLSRKDALEA
- the rpsO gene encoding 30S ribosomal protein S15, whose translation is MALTKDQKLAIISEYATKDGDTGSAEVQIAILTKEINDLNSHLQNHIHDFHSKRGLFQKIGRRKRLMTYLKNKDLARYQALISKLGLRG